TTATTTTCAACCGTTAGCATTTTGTTGTCATAGTCTAATTGAATTTTCATGATTATTCCTCTTTTTTATCTGGTTTGGGATCTTCCGTACTTGTGCCAGTAGGTCTACTCTTGAATTGCTCTTTGATTGATTTTAATTCCTCTGCAAGATTGTCCCCGCCTTCCTGCATAGCCTTGTCAATTTCTTCTTTTGTCATACCCATCAACAGTTCAAATGCCTGTTCAACCGGCAATATCTCACTGGCATAGGGATAACGTGCGTAGTACATAAGTGCTTCCGAACGAATATTGCCAATTTCAGCTTTCTCTTTATTGCTTGGTGCAAAAAGATCTTCCCAAACAACATCATAGTCCTCATTCTTGGGTGCTGGCAGAATGCCGAGTTCTACACACTTGTCAACAAACGGACGAACAATGGTTTCTTCGGCAAATTCTTCCCTTCTCGTTGTTATCTCAGAAAGCCACTGTGTGCGGTCCTCTGTACTTGCCAACTCTCCACGCTCCGAACCAACCAATATTCGCTTGGGAATACCTGTTTCAGCAGAAATCATTTGGACCAAAACATCTACGTGATTTCCCGGGTCAGCAACTTGTTGTTGCAATTGGTTAATATCCAAACCTTTGGTAATCATAAACCGGCTCATGTTGTGTTCGTAGTCCTTGATCTGTGCTTGAATTTGTTCCCTTTGAGCCGGGGTGAGTTCAAATCCTTCCTGTTCACTTCCTACATAACCGGGACGGGCACCACGCCAAAACATTTCTGCATCACCACCGGCAACTTTTTCCAAGTCCATTAACCGGTTATATATTGCTCTTAGCCTCGGTGTGCCGTAAACCTGACTCTCCAACGCTCCATCTATCACATGAATCAGTCTGGACCAATGAACAACCAATACATCACTCCGCTCAGAGTGCGGTCCGGTGATCTTGACTTGGTAAGTAAGTGGTTTACCATATCTTTCATTGCCTGTATTTTCTTCCCACGTTTTTATTTCTATATTGTGATCACCAAACGCACGAACATAATTTAACTTGGCTCCTTTCTTAATCGGCTTCATTAAACCTTTGCGATCTTTTACATCATTGAATCCCAAAAGCAGCACACCAAAATAACCAAGTCCGGTGAGCTTGTCCAACCGAGTGAACCATTTTTTTAGTCCAAGGCGTTTGTCGAGGTCTTTGTAAGCTTTTTCAAAATCAGTTTCCTTATCACCATCCCGTTCTCCTGACTCACGAATTTTTAGTCCACCCCGCCATGTGGCATTTACAGGTTTATCAATGATAGCCTTGGCCATGTCCTGTCTTTCATACCGAGCATAAAAATCAGAAAACTTCAACGTGTCCGTGGGATAACCTAAAGCCTCATATATTTTTCTATCCCCATCATATTGAGAGCCTTGTTTAGCTGCCAACTGACTTCTACGTACCAAACTACCGGGAATTTGGTAATACAACTGTATGAGTTGGTAATCACTGAGAGTTTCCAGCGGTACCTGTTGTTCTTGTGGTTTTGCTTCGTCCGCTACCATATTATAACCTCACGATTTTTCATTAATTTAGCAAAAGCACCGGCAGCCGCATCCACTTGGTCTTTGTAAGTAGAGTAAGGAAAGAACCGGTGTTCATTAATAAACTCCTTGTTCCAATGATCTTCAATGAGTTGTATATTTCCGTTATTTACTTGTACGGAATAGGCATCAGCCCGCCTGACTTTGTCACCAGTGACTTTATCAGCAAAAACAGAGAACCCGGCTAAATTCCTAATCGTTGCCTCAGCCGATTCTTTACCACCGGAACCGGGTTCCTGTTCTACCCACACCTCCACGTTTGGTCCATCAGATTCAGCGGTACTTCTAATTAGTTGTTCCCTCACACCAGTTGCCCACTGACCTCTTTTAACATCCGAGATAATCCATTTACCTTGGCGTATCTGGTGCATTTTAACTCCTACAGTGTAGGTTCCACCACCCTGAGTTGCGGCCTTATCCCAATACCTCACACTTTTCAAAATATGAACCGGATTGGGCAATTCTCTCAAATACGAGATCATGTCCACTTTGAACATACCACCACCCGGTGGAACCGGTTTTTGCCCAATCTGCCCGGAATAAGCATACTGACCAACCTCAGCTTCAAATTCTTCCAATACTTCCCAGCTGAGTCTTTTTGGGTCCATCAGATCATCTTTGTACTTTTCAACCAGTTCCGGGGGATGGACTTGTTCACGATAATTTCTTATTTCACCGGGGATGCATATGTGTTTTACTTTATCTGATCTACGATCCAAGATGCTCCCGGTGGTATCGTTTTGGTGAAGCCGCTGCATAATTAAAAT
This genomic window from Bacteroidales bacterium contains:
- a CDS encoding DUF1073 domain-containing protein; protein product: MVADEAKPQEQQVPLETLSDYQLIQLYYQIPGSLVRRSQLAAKQGSQYDGDRKIYEALGYPTDTLKFSDFYARYERQDMAKAIIDKPVNATWRGGLKIRESGERDGDKETDFEKAYKDLDKRLGLKKWFTRLDKLTGLGYFGVLLLGFNDVKDRKGLMKPIKKGAKLNYVRAFGDHNIEIKTWEENTGNERYGKPLTYQVKITGPHSERSDVLVVHWSRLIHVIDGALESQVYGTPRLRAIYNRLMDLEKVAGGDAEMFWRGARPGYVGSEQEGFELTPAQREQIQAQIKDYEHNMSRFMITKGLDINQLQQQVADPGNHVDVLVQMISAETGIPKRILVGSERGELASTEDRTQWLSEITTRREEFAEETIVRPFVDKCVELGILPAPKNEDYDVVWEDLFAPSNKEKAEIGNIRSEALMYYARYPYASEILPVEQAFELLMGMTKEEIDKAMQEGGDNLAEELKSIKEQFKSRPTGTSTEDPKPDKKEE
- the terL gene encoding phage terminase large subunit yields the protein MEQEIDKQQAMSTMLDNPTAAMRKLVQSSFYYFLLYFWDEYSQEDFKDNWHIPYICNELQVMAERVAAGLPKEYDLLINVPPGSTKTCIVSIMFPAWCWTRWYWMRFITAAYTSTLSLESAEFSRDIIKSAKFKDLFPELEVKRDKDIKSNFRIVKREKRPGTIDRQRLGGNRFSTSVDGTLMGFHGNIQIVDDPLDPKRASAETILDSTNRWVTETLFSRKVDKNVTPLILIMQRLHQNDTTGSILDRRSDKVKHICIPGEIRNYREQVHPPELVEKYKDDLMDPKRLSWEVLEEFEAEVGQYAYSGQIGQKPVPPGGGMFKVDMISYLRELPNPVHILKSVRYWDKAATQGGGTYTVGVKMHQIRQGKWIISDVKRGQWATGVREQLIRSTAESDGPNVEVWVEQEPGSGGKESAEATIRNLAGFSVFADKVTGDKVRRADAYSVQVNNGNIQLIEDHWNKEFINEHRFFPYSTYKDQVDAAAGAFAKLMKNREVIIW